One window from the genome of Pseudomonadota bacterium encodes:
- a CDS encoding sulfotransferase, whose amino-acid sequence MQERMVFVISPPRSGSTMLQRILGSHSQISTHPEPHIVTPLAHLGYYATVDKAPYDHINAAEAVREYVEELPGKENDYLDACRAYLDVLYGRMADSTGKKMMLDKTPANALVLPFLSRVYPEARYVVLTRHPLAILSSFAGSFFEGDYDAAVAFNDVLGRYVPAMAKFLREKPAPVYHIKYEDLVKQPEAKMAEIFAFLGLPNEEGAVNYGEHTHVVKSYGDPKASAEKRPTTKSVSTWAVELANDAHKLEIARRVVEPIPAEDISAWGYDKERLFDKIAEVGGEKPKKDKKWALNSYRLKRKLFMALRKDIHERPLGRALKKVKYYCDVLLRE is encoded by the coding sequence ATGCAAGAGAGAATGGTGTTCGTCATCAGCCCGCCGCGCTCCGGCTCCACGATGCTGCAGCGGATCCTCGGCTCCCACTCGCAGATCTCCACCCACCCGGAGCCGCACATCGTGACGCCGCTCGCGCACCTCGGCTACTACGCGACCGTCGACAAGGCGCCGTACGATCACATCAACGCGGCCGAGGCGGTCCGCGAGTACGTCGAAGAGCTCCCGGGCAAGGAGAACGACTACCTCGACGCCTGCCGCGCGTACCTCGACGTGCTGTACGGCCGCATGGCCGACTCGACCGGCAAGAAGATGATGCTCGACAAGACGCCCGCGAACGCGCTCGTGCTGCCGTTCCTCTCGCGCGTGTACCCGGAGGCGCGCTACGTCGTGCTCACGCGCCACCCGCTCGCGATTCTCTCGTCGTTCGCGGGCTCGTTCTTCGAGGGCGACTACGACGCGGCGGTCGCGTTCAACGACGTCCTGGGGCGCTACGTCCCGGCGATGGCGAAGTTCCTCCGCGAGAAGCCGGCGCCCGTCTACCACATCAAGTACGAGGATCTCGTGAAGCAGCCCGAGGCGAAGATGGCCGAGATCTTCGCGTTCCTCGGCCTCCCCAACGAGGAGGGCGCTGTGAACTACGGGGAGCACACCCACGTCGTGAAGAGCTACGGCGATCCGAAGGCGAGCGCCGAGAAGCGGCCGACGACCAAGTCGGTGAGCACGTGGGCGGTCGAGCTCGCGAACGACGCGCACAAGCTCGAGATCGCGCGCCGCGTCGTCGAGCCGATCCCGGCCGAGGACATCTCCGCGTGGGGCTACGACAAGGAGCGGCTGTTCGACAAGATCGCCGAGGTGGGCGGGGAAAAGCCGAAGAAGGACAAGAAGTGGGCGCTCAACTCGTACCGCCTGAAGCGCAAGCTGTTCATGGCGCTGCGCAAGGACATCCACGAGAGGCCGCTCGGGAGGGCGCTCAAGAAGGTGAAGTACTACTGCGACGTCCTGCTGCGCGAGTAG
- a CDS encoding MopE-related protein, giving the protein MTYRTIVCLSLGALLLAGGACSNGGGGGFAGDTDGDTDVDSDSDTDSDSDTDIDSDTDSDSDTDTDADSDTDTDADTDTDADSDTDTDTDSDTGAECTDGDSDDWCLPFDCDDDDPAVYPGADEILDDGVDQDCDGLDDDVSGGDTDTDTDTDTDTDTDTDSDCDGTWTDACSTPTGCVSAMTSEGPSYCDGSDNDCDGTVDEGCQCTIGEVQPCFLGPPNYRGVGVCDDGSQSCVTSGEFGLWGPCTGGIVPTPEVCDYADNDCDGCPDDGLCCEPPIDCSYDIGTATPFVTKTITGYPAIYNGTDHATASWTWTLSQGPCDIVLGTNSFTMNGVNTTTRSGTGLSTLNLYFNLSGTYTLTLTIVSAINGTMTCTWIVHVIAPGLRVEMCWDTDGTSDIDLRLGKIGRTTDWFNTGATTSDCGYNNCKNSYYSVNWGYAMTGSNHNPRLDIDNISTVGIPENINLDNPNDSDEFAILSHFYGTSSVTHPVVNIYCGGDHRATFGVSPQVTGFDTAGYFDGGDGWKVAHVTWDGGYWDTTCAIEPILSGGNYVVQTGPFTWP; this is encoded by the coding sequence ATGACATATCGAACCATCGTGTGCCTCTCGCTCGGTGCGCTCCTCCTCGCGGGCGGCGCGTGCTCGAACGGCGGCGGCGGCGGCTTCGCCGGCGACACGGACGGGGACACGGACGTCGATTCCGATTCCGATACGGATTCGGATTCGGACACGGATATCGATTCCGACACCGATTCCGATTCCGACACCGATACCGATGCCGATTCCGACACTGATACGGACGCAGACACCGATACGGACGCAGATTCCGACACCGACACGGACACGGATTCGGACACGGGTGCCGAATGCACGGACGGGGACTCGGACGACTGGTGCCTCCCGTTCGACTGCGACGACGACGACCCGGCCGTCTACCCGGGCGCGGACGAGATCCTGGACGACGGCGTCGACCAGGATTGCGACGGGCTCGACGACGACGTGTCGGGCGGGGACACGGACACGGACACGGATACCGACACCGACACCGACACGGACACCGATTCGGACTGCGACGGCACCTGGACCGACGCGTGCTCGACCCCCACGGGCTGCGTGTCCGCCATGACGAGCGAGGGGCCGTCGTACTGCGACGGGTCCGACAACGACTGCGACGGCACGGTCGACGAGGGGTGCCAGTGCACGATCGGCGAGGTCCAGCCGTGCTTCCTCGGCCCGCCGAACTACCGCGGCGTGGGGGTGTGCGACGACGGCTCCCAGTCGTGCGTCACGTCCGGCGAGTTCGGGCTGTGGGGCCCGTGCACGGGCGGCATCGTGCCTACGCCGGAGGTGTGCGACTACGCGGACAACGACTGCGACGGATGCCCGGACGACGGCCTGTGCTGCGAGCCGCCCATCGACTGCTCCTACGACATCGGCACCGCGACGCCGTTCGTCACCAAGACGATCACCGGGTACCCGGCCATCTACAACGGCACGGATCACGCGACCGCGAGCTGGACGTGGACGCTCAGCCAGGGACCGTGCGACATCGTGCTCGGGACGAACAGCTTCACGATGAACGGCGTCAACACGACGACGCGCAGCGGCACCGGCCTCTCGACGCTCAACCTCTACTTCAACCTGTCCGGAACCTACACGCTCACGCTGACGATCGTGTCGGCCATCAACGGCACGATGACCTGCACCTGGATCGTCCACGTCATCGCCCCGGGGCTGCGGGTGGAGATGTGCTGGGACACGGACGGCACCTCGGACATCGACCTGCGCCTGGGCAAGATCGGGCGGACCACGGACTGGTTCAACACCGGCGCCACGACCTCGGACTGCGGCTACAACAACTGCAAGAATTCGTACTATTCGGTGAACTGGGGCTACGCGATGACCGGCTCCAACCACAACCCGCGCCTCGACATCGACAACATCTCGACGGTCGGCATCCCGGAGAACATCAACCTCGACAACCCGAACGACAGCGACGAGTTCGCCATCCTGTCGCACTTCTACGGGACCTCGTCCGTGACGCACCCGGTCGTGAACATCTACTGCGGCGGAGACCACCGGGCGACGTTCGGCGTCTCGCCCCAGGTCACGGGGTTCGACACGGCCGGCTACTTCGACGGCGGCGACGGCTGGAAGGTCGCCCACGTCACCTGGGACGGCGGCTACTGGGACACGACGTGCGCCATCGAGCCGATCCTGAGCGGCGGCAACTATGTCGTGCAGACCGGGCCGTTCACCTGGCCGTAG
- a CDS encoding beta-propeller domain-containing protein produces MKNDGNTIYLLADGRFQVFDAWPAQESHRISATAIEGEPKKMFVLGDRAVVYSSLPAVWTGDPVFDMAGYYGGECTYGYDCELVGDGHPLKITVLDISDLTAPEIVREIDFGGSLVAGRAIDGATFTMVVFPQMGANVSFGGDNIPVELEGHWNECGPDLPFSQCEIQRMFDALIEQYAAEIAALEPESILPGVRDRRLVGGEWIETSEQFADCESFFVSESGDGLNQISLFTFDPAQEDDLGMTSIIDRPGAVYANATSMYVASRHYAGYDDEWYFDDPAATPEATTVHKFVLDPAARTAEYAGSGVVKGRVLNQFSMDEHDGDLRIATTTGHLPSADTHSTVSVLGETDGSLELVGQVDHIAPSEDIRSVRFSGDQGYVVTFEKTDPLFVLDLADPTAPAVVGELVIPGFSTYMHLMGADHLLTIGYDADDMGDFSWFQGVRLQIFDISEPTNPLLDHVEVIGSRGSTSEATTNHLAFNYFASRDLLALPMTICEGGDEGMYGYDMTFSGLLVYNVTTEDGFTQLGGVPHAAPTAGDDYETACGNWWTNGNSAVKRSVFMEDYVFSIATDLVNVASVSALSDVLVSLDLTAP; encoded by the coding sequence GTGAAGAACGACGGCAACACCATCTACCTGCTCGCGGACGGTCGGTTCCAGGTCTTCGACGCGTGGCCGGCCCAGGAGTCGCACAGGATCTCGGCCACGGCGATCGAGGGCGAGCCGAAGAAGATGTTCGTGCTCGGGGATCGCGCGGTCGTCTACTCCTCGCTCCCGGCGGTGTGGACCGGCGATCCGGTCTTCGACATGGCTGGGTACTACGGCGGGGAGTGCACGTACGGGTACGACTGCGAGCTGGTAGGTGATGGGCATCCGCTCAAGATCACGGTACTCGACATCTCCGACCTCACGGCGCCGGAGATCGTGCGCGAGATCGACTTCGGGGGCTCGCTCGTCGCCGGGCGCGCCATCGATGGCGCGACGTTCACCATGGTGGTGTTCCCGCAGATGGGCGCGAACGTGTCCTTCGGCGGCGACAACATACCTGTCGAGCTGGAGGGCCATTGGAACGAGTGCGGCCCGGACCTTCCGTTCTCCCAGTGCGAGATCCAGCGGATGTTCGACGCGCTGATCGAGCAGTACGCGGCGGAGATCGCGGCGCTCGAGCCCGAGTCGATCCTGCCGGGTGTCCGGGATCGCCGGCTCGTGGGTGGCGAGTGGATCGAGACGAGCGAGCAGTTCGCCGACTGCGAGAGCTTCTTCGTGAGCGAGTCGGGCGACGGCCTGAACCAGATATCCCTGTTCACCTTCGACCCCGCGCAGGAGGACGACCTCGGCATGACGTCGATTATCGATCGGCCCGGCGCGGTGTATGCCAACGCGACGTCGATGTACGTCGCCTCGCGCCACTACGCGGGCTACGACGACGAATGGTACTTCGACGATCCGGCCGCGACACCCGAGGCGACGACCGTGCACAAGTTCGTGCTCGATCCCGCGGCGCGGACCGCCGAGTACGCCGGCTCCGGCGTGGTGAAGGGACGCGTGCTCAACCAGTTCTCCATGGACGAGCACGACGGCGATCTCCGCATCGCGACAACCACGGGCCACCTGCCGAGCGCGGATACCCACAGCACGGTGAGCGTGCTTGGCGAAACGGACGGATCTCTCGAGCTCGTCGGCCAGGTCGACCACATCGCGCCGTCCGAGGACATCCGCTCCGTGCGGTTCTCGGGCGACCAGGGCTACGTCGTGACGTTCGAGAAGACCGATCCTTTGTTCGTGCTCGACCTCGCGGATCCCACCGCTCCGGCGGTCGTCGGCGAGCTGGTCATCCCCGGTTTCTCCACGTACATGCACCTCATGGGCGCGGACCACCTCCTCACCATCGGCTATGACGCGGACGACATGGGCGACTTCTCGTGGTTCCAGGGCGTGAGGCTCCAGATCTTCGACATCTCCGAGCCCACGAACCCGCTGCTCGACCACGTCGAGGTGATCGGCTCGCGCGGCTCGACCTCGGAGGCGACGACGAACCACCTCGCGTTCAACTACTTCGCGTCGCGCGACCTGCTCGCACTCCCGATGACGATCTGCGAGGGCGGCGACGAAGGGATGTACGGCTACGACATGACGTTCAGCGGCCTGCTCGTCTACAACGTCACCACCGAGGACGGGTTCACGCAGCTCGGTGGCGTGCCCCACGCGGCGCCGACGGCGGGCGACGACTACGAAACAGCGTGCGGTAACTGGTGGACCAACGGGAACTCCGCCGTGAAGCGCAGCGTGTTCATGGAGGACTACGTCTTCTCCATCGCGACGGATCTCGTCAATGTCGCGAGCGTCTCCGCGTTGAGCGACGTGCTCGTCTCCCTGGACCTCACCGCCCCGTAA
- a CDS encoding DUF1566 domain-containing protein: MSCGDGGGGGDDGGADAGDAGDPCTSDGEWYDEHTGLCWQDPPGDSLMIQDEAIAHCDDLVLGGRDDWRLPRIQELIALVRGCGRE, from the coding sequence ATGAGCTGCGGCGACGGCGGCGGTGGAGGAGACGACGGCGGAGCGGACGCGGGCGACGCCGGCGATCCCTGCACGTCCGACGGCGAGTGGTACGACGAGCACACCGGCCTGTGCTGGCAGGATCCGCCGGGCGACTCCCTGATGATCCAGGACGAGGCGATCGCGCACTGCGACGATCTCGTGCTGGGCGGTCGCGACGACTGGCGGCTGCCGAGGATCCAGGAGTTGATCGCGCTGGTTCGGGGGTGCGGGAGGGAATAG
- a CDS encoding formylglycine-generating enzyme family protein: protein MNRTGGMIFRVLWGIVGCCLFVSSCGSDGNNSKGDAASTDSDSDADTDADTNSDTDAGTDSDTCTQPDAIASCESGWCMIPAGCFLYGSPPTEPCRSANNEEQVYVTLTHPFLIQTTEVTQEQWEEMGFPNPSPSPTCADCPVSIVSWFDAIAYCNARSESEGLETCYDLSSCEGLVGSGFGAPEDDFVCAGEVQKFGNVYECPGYRLPTTAEWEYSARAGTTTETYAGDSPSDNVEDCQPDPVVDEIAWSCSNTDMAMAVGLKTPNGWGLYDMLGNIGEWASDPYQNVPLGGGAGSVIDPHGFVESSSGRPVRGGVWMNDPVCVKSAFISSSSIDGKLSGRGFRPARTLFE from the coding sequence ATGAATAGGACCGGGGGAATGATATTTAGGGTCCTTTGGGGGATCGTCGGGTGTTGTTTGTTTGTTTCTTCCTGTGGTAGCGACGGCAACAACAGCAAAGGCGATGCGGCATCAACTGATTCCGATTCGGATGCGGATACCGATGCAGACACGAACTCTGACACGGACGCCGGGACGGATTCGGATACCTGCACGCAGCCCGACGCCATTGCCTCGTGCGAGAGCGGTTGGTGCATGATTCCCGCAGGGTGCTTCCTCTACGGCTCTCCGCCCACAGAGCCGTGTCGCTCGGCCAACAACGAGGAACAGGTCTACGTCACCCTGACACACCCGTTCCTGATCCAGACCACCGAGGTGACCCAAGAGCAGTGGGAGGAGATGGGCTTCCCCAACCCATCTCCTTCCCCGACCTGCGCCGACTGTCCGGTCTCGATCGTGAGCTGGTTCGACGCGATCGCGTACTGCAACGCGCGCTCGGAGAGCGAGGGGTTGGAGACTTGCTACGACCTCTCATCGTGCGAGGGACTAGTGGGGAGCGGTTTCGGAGCGCCCGAGGACGATTTCGTTTGCGCGGGAGAGGTACAGAAGTTCGGGAACGTGTACGAGTGCCCGGGCTACCGGCTGCCCACCACCGCAGAGTGGGAGTACTCTGCGCGCGCGGGAACGACGACGGAAACGTACGCCGGCGATTCCCCTTCAGACAACGTGGAAGACTGCCAGCCGGACCCGGTGGTCGACGAGATCGCGTGGTCGTGCTCGAACACGGACATGGCGATGGCGGTGGGATTGAAGACGCCGAACGGTTGGGGATTGTATGACATGCTGGGCAATATTGGAGAGTGGGCTAGTGATCCATACCAAAACGTTCCCCTTGGCGGGGGAGCAGGATCAGTTATCGACCCACATGGCTTCGTGGAGAGCAGCTCGGGTCGGCCTGTAAGGGGGGGGGTTTGGATGAACGATCCCGTGTGTGTAAAGTCAGCATTCATCAGTTCGAGCAGCATTGATGGTAAGTTGTCCGGTAGGGGTTTTCGTCCGGCAAGAACCCTTTTCGAATGA